In a single window of the Argopecten irradians isolate NY unplaced genomic scaffold, Ai_NY scaffold_0515, whole genome shotgun sequence genome:
- the LOC138312905 gene encoding uncharacterized protein, translated as MDSTKTKTSRGKQCCVFGCMNFFYQANGCKDTHHFFKIPKSVLESKQQKDRWCALIKRQDGRDGFSLHQNTVICQDHFRPEDINVSLVSKRWTLEKGVEPSVFSWKTVAASRKKPTDRSFSVPLRERTFDVENQTRESNETKTRVFPSFKEVGTQTDPDNIGPRHFEENNEHTYSFKHTCDSSVLNTNIDHLKSTIDSLTRQINMLHVNLETVSNTVTDLKEQLAYFESNRFGLHKIKDDPNAMQFYTGFQNYGVFQSVFEYLEPKAKNLQYWRGTGETSEPKLYQTHGGKPGRKRKLSLQDEFFMVLIRLKVGLFVHDIADRFEISQGQFSKIFTTWISFLNKELPLLFPFPSQKKIRDTMPEAFALYPTTRDCTEVFVEIPSSMLAQSQTWSNYKNHNTYKVLVGVAPTGNVTFVSDLWGGRVSDKEITKKCGLLEMLEAGDNVMADRGFEITDILPSGTTLNIPPFKGSSGQLTSEEVEKTMNIASVRIHVERAIGRIKNYHILDGVLPLSLSHIASPIFRVVAHLTCFLQPLVPPGPGQSSRD; from the coding sequence ATGGACTCGACAAAGACTAAAACCTCGAGAGGGAAGCAGTGTTGTGTTTTTGGATGTATGAACTTTTTTTACCAAGCTAATGGTTGTAAAGATACGCATCACTTTTTCAAAATACCGAAATCTGTACTTGAGTCAAAACAACAGAAAGATCGGTGGTGTGCTCTAATAAAAAGACAAGATGGCCGCGATGGTTTCTCCCTGCACCAAAATACAGTCATTTGCCAGGACCATTTCCGACCTGAAGATATTAATGTTTCTCTAGTTTCGAAACGTTGGACGCTGGAGAAAGGTGTGGAGCCATCAGTGTTTTCATGGAAAACTGTTGCTGCATCACGAAAGAAACCAACGGATAGAAGTTTTTCAGTTCCTTTAAGAGAAAGAACATTTGATGTTGAAAACCAAACAAGGGAAAGTAATGAGACGAAGACAAGAGTATTTCCATCGTTCAAGGAAGTGGGAACGCAGACAGATCCAGACAATATTGGACCGAGACATTTTGAGGAAAATAATGAACATACATACAGTTTTAAACACACCTGTGACAGTTCTGTGTTAAATACTAATATTGATCACTTGAAGAGCACAATTGACAGTCTTACTCGACAAATTAACATGCTTCATGTCAATTTGGAAACTGTGTCAAATACTGTTACTGATCTCAAGGAGCAACTTGCTTATTTTGAATCAAATAGATTTGGACTTCACAAAATTAAAGATGATCCAAATGCCATGCAGTTCTACACAGGTTTTCAAAATTATGGTGTTTTTCAGTCTGTGTTTGAATATTTGGAACCAAAAGCCAAAAACCTACAGTATTGGCGTGGTACAGGAGAAACGAGTGAACCAAAACTTTACCAGACACATGGAGGAAAACCAGGCCGAAAGAGGAAGTTGTCTTTACAGGACGAATTTTTCATGGTACTGATTAGACTAAAAGTAGGATTGTTTGTGCATGATATAGCCGATAGATTTGAAATTTCACAAGGGCAGTTTTCGAAGATCTTCACAACATGGATAAGCTTTCTAAATAAAGAACTACCTCTGTTGTTCCCATTTCCTTCTCAGAAGAAGATCAGAGATACAATGCCTGAAGCATTTGCTTTGTACCCGACAACACGTGATTGCACGGAAGTGTTTGTGGAAATTCCATCATCAATGTTAGCCCAATCACAGACATGGTCCAACTACAAGAATCATAACACATACAAGGTTCTAGTTGGTGTGGCTCCGACAGGAAACGTGACATTTGTGTCCGACTTGTGGGGTGGGCGAGTGTCGGACAAGGAGATAACCAAAAAGTGTGGATTGTTAGAAATGCTGGAAGCTGGGGATAATGTGATGGCTGACAGAGGTTTTGAGATAACAGATATTCTACCATCTGGGACAACTTTGAACATACCTCCATTCAAAGGAAGTTCAGGTCAGCTGACATCTGAGGAAGTTGAGAAAACTATGAACATAGCTTCAGTGAGGATTCACGTCGAAAGAGCAATTGGCCGCATAAAAAACTATCATATTTTGGATGGTGTTCTTCCTTTAAGTTTAAGTCATATTGCTAGTCCAATTTTTAGGGTGGTAGCCCATTTGACCTGCTTCTTACAACCACTTGTGCCGCCTGGACCAGGTCAATCATCCAGAGATTGA